Proteins encoded together in one Salarchaeum sp. JOR-1 window:
- the thiD gene encoding bifunctional hydroxymethylpyrimidine kinase/phosphomethylpyrimidine kinase produces MRPVALTVAGSDSGGGAGVQADLKAIEARGAFGASAVTAVTAQNTTGVRDTHRVPPNTVEAQISAVCDDLPVAAAKTGMLASADTVETVAAALPELPIVVDPVVVAQSGDRLLDDAGVRAVRDTLLPRATLLTPNVPEAELLADATVEDADDMRRAGERLRDLGADAVLVTGGHLDGDPVDVLVADDATTFEHDRIDTQTTHGSGCTLSAALAAELAADTALPAAVEAATDYAVRTIERGLDLGAGAGPVNPLGPLHTDADTARTADALTDAVRAVERAAPAGLIPEVGTTLAAAPAGATRPAEVVATDGRLTRTVDGVRAPAGVRRGASSHVARLLCGVRQHDPTVSAAANVRRTDAALAALDDVVFVDRANEPPDAPGTMDWVADRAMRTRERAPAAIADGGAHGKEPMIRLLADSIDALENRLIALAADADARPR; encoded by the coding sequence ATGCGTCCCGTCGCGCTCACCGTCGCGGGCTCGGACAGCGGCGGCGGCGCCGGCGTGCAGGCCGACCTCAAGGCCATCGAGGCCCGCGGCGCGTTCGGCGCGTCCGCCGTCACGGCGGTCACCGCGCAGAACACCACGGGCGTCCGCGACACCCACCGCGTCCCGCCGAACACCGTCGAGGCCCAGATTTCCGCCGTCTGCGACGACCTCCCGGTCGCCGCGGCGAAGACCGGAATGCTCGCGTCCGCCGACACCGTCGAGACAGTCGCCGCCGCCCTTCCAGAGCTCCCGATCGTCGTCGACCCCGTCGTCGTCGCGCAGTCCGGCGACCGGCTCCTCGACGACGCCGGCGTCCGCGCCGTCCGCGACACACTCCTCCCGCGCGCGACGCTCCTCACGCCGAACGTCCCCGAGGCCGAACTCCTCGCTGACGCGACCGTCGAGGACGCAGACGACATGCGGCGCGCGGGCGAGCGACTCCGCGACCTCGGCGCGGACGCCGTGCTGGTCACCGGCGGCCACCTCGACGGCGACCCCGTGGACGTCCTCGTCGCGGACGACGCGACGACGTTCGAGCACGACCGAATCGACACTCAAACCACTCACGGGAGCGGCTGTACGCTCTCGGCGGCGCTCGCCGCCGAACTCGCCGCCGACACCGCGCTCCCGGCCGCCGTCGAAGCCGCCACCGACTACGCCGTGCGCACCATCGAACGCGGCCTCGACCTGGGCGCGGGCGCCGGCCCCGTGAACCCCCTCGGCCCCCTCCACACCGACGCCGACACCGCGCGAACCGCGGACGCCCTGACCGACGCCGTTCGCGCCGTCGAGCGCGCCGCCCCCGCCGGACTGATTCCCGAGGTCGGAACGACGCTCGCCGCCGCCCCCGCCGGCGCGACGCGACCCGCGGAAGTCGTCGCGACCGACGGCCGCCTCACCCGCACCGTCGACGGCGTCCGCGCGCCCGCGGGCGTCCGCCGCGGCGCGTCCAGCCACGTCGCGCGGCTCCTCTGTGGCGTCCGCCAGCACGACCCGACAGTCTCCGCGGCCGCGAACGTCCGCCGCACCGACGCCGCGCTCGCAGCCCTCGACGACGTCGTGTTCGTTGACCGGGCGAACGAACCCCCGGACGCGCCCGGCACGATGGACTGGGTCGCCGACCGCGCGATGCGGACCCGTGAGCGCGCACCCGCGGCTATCGCCGACGGCGGCGCGCACGGCAAAGAACCGATGATCCGCCTCCTCGCGGACTCGATAGACGCCCTCGAAAACCGCCTCATCGCGCTCGCGGCCGACGCCGACGCGCGACCGCGCTAG
- a CDS encoding archaemetzincin family Zn-dependent metalloprotease, whose translation MRVDIVPIGDVSASVKREASTGLRSIYDCDVTLATEQPLPDGAYDSSRGQYRASDLIDIATRVGTGEKAIAITPNDLYYRRRNYVFGLAYLDGRGCVVSTYRLQTSSDGGFSERSSTEVFSDRVRKEVVHELGHTLGLEHCDNNRCAMSFSPTVQEVDRKEQTLCGSCQRSVF comes from the coding sequence ATGCGTGTCGACATCGTCCCCATCGGGGACGTCTCCGCGAGCGTCAAGCGCGAGGCCTCGACAGGCCTCCGCTCCATCTACGACTGCGATGTCACCCTCGCCACGGAACAACCCCTCCCCGACGGCGCCTACGACAGCTCTCGCGGCCAGTACCGCGCCAGCGACCTCATCGACATCGCCACACGCGTCGGAACCGGCGAGAAAGCCATCGCCATCACCCCGAACGACCTCTACTACCGCCGCCGAAACTACGTCTTCGGCCTCGCCTACCTCGACGGCCGCGGCTGCGTCGTCTCCACCTACCGCCTCCAGACCTCCAGCGACGGCGGGTTCTCCGAACGCTCCTCCACCGAAGTGTTCTCCGACCGCGTCCGCAAGGAAGTCGTCCACGAACTCGGCCACACCTTGGGCCTCGAACACTGCGACAACAACCGCTGCGCCATGAGCTTCTCCCCCACCGTCCAAGAAGTCGACCGCAAAGAACAGACTCTCTGCGGGAGCTGTCAGCGCTCGGTCTTCTAA
- a CDS encoding Vms1/Ankzf1 family peptidyl-tRNA hydrolase, producing MEQRLDRGERIETVREASVDDDRLVSVAVPPGELGEHVERVEEARAEAEYLDGPASEPLREALDHAVDALHEAEAGGDGLLVYTGVLGGDLRTFIFTNPPGGVTDGVFEHGNAFVTDPLGSRTTDEPTIGLVVVERGGAAIGRLDDGVESLEALDSEVPGKTRAGGQSADRFRRRREERKREFFEEVADAAERAFDDSDAVVLGGTHVTVEAFRDGDYLPAWLDDRVAGTYAVEHAGERGLEQLAAKARGDVTDGHADARDALDAFFDRLPDGDVVYGAESVDDALTYEAVDRLLVSETVDAAEREAYAERAEDEGGGMVVVPTDIEGGERFADAFGGVGALLRFPVE from the coding sequence ATGGAACAGCGGCTGGATCGCGGGGAGCGCATCGAAACGGTGCGGGAGGCGAGTGTAGACGACGACCGACTGGTGTCAGTGGCGGTTCCCCCGGGAGAGCTCGGTGAGCACGTCGAACGCGTGGAGGAAGCGCGCGCGGAAGCGGAGTACCTCGACGGCCCGGCGAGCGAACCGCTCCGGGAGGCGCTGGATCACGCAGTCGACGCCCTCCACGAAGCGGAGGCCGGCGGGGACGGCCTGCTCGTCTACACGGGCGTCCTCGGTGGCGACCTCCGCACGTTCATATTCACGAACCCACCGGGGGGCGTGACGGACGGCGTCTTCGAGCACGGGAACGCGTTCGTCACGGATCCGCTCGGCTCCCGGACGACAGACGAGCCCACGATAGGGCTTGTCGTGGTGGAGCGCGGTGGCGCGGCAATCGGCCGGCTCGACGACGGCGTCGAAAGTTTGGAAGCGCTCGACAGCGAGGTTCCGGGGAAGACGCGGGCGGGCGGACAGTCCGCAGACCGGTTCCGCCGGCGCCGCGAAGAGCGCAAGCGCGAGTTCTTCGAGGAAGTCGCGGACGCCGCCGAACGGGCGTTCGACGACTCGGACGCGGTCGTGCTCGGCGGGACGCACGTCACCGTGGAGGCGTTCCGGGACGGCGACTACCTGCCGGCGTGGCTCGACGACCGGGTCGCGGGTACGTACGCGGTGGAGCACGCCGGCGAGCGCGGCCTCGAACAGCTCGCTGCGAAAGCACGCGGGGACGTGACGGACGGCCACGCGGACGCCCGGGACGCCCTCGACGCGTTCTTCGACCGACTGCCGGACGGCGACGTCGTGTACGGCGCGGAGTCAGTGGACGACGCGCTCACGTACGAGGCGGTCGACCGACTGCTCGTCTCTGAGACCGTGGACGCGGCGGAGCGCGAGGCGTACGCCGAGCGTGCCGAGGACGAGGGCGGCGGCATGGTCGTCGTGCCCACCGACATCGAGGGCGGAGAGCGGTTCGCGGACGCGTTCGGCGGCGTCGGCGCGCTCCTCCGCTTCCCCGTCGAGTAG
- a CDS encoding ArsR family transcriptional regulator → MFRFVTMDAVEDVLEDLPPSAKLVYKVLEYDGPKTQKGIVEESMLSARTVRYALERLEKREVVDEDIYFADARQSLYSLTASADGAEAEAETAT, encoded by the coding sequence ATGTTTCGATTCGTAACGATGGATGCAGTAGAGGACGTCCTCGAAGACCTCCCGCCGAGCGCGAAACTCGTGTATAAGGTTCTCGAATACGACGGTCCGAAAACGCAGAAGGGAATCGTCGAGGAGTCGATGCTGTCCGCGCGCACCGTCCGGTACGCGCTCGAACGCCTCGAGAAACGCGAAGTCGTCGACGAGGACATCTACTTCGCCGACGCCCGCCAGAGCCTCTACTCACTCACCGCGTCCGCCGACGGGGCTGAGGCCGAAGCCGAAACCGCGACGTAA
- a CDS encoding signal peptidase I, whose product MRDKIRSISRKRALAVAGTLLLVALVVPFAVFAVPQLAGGSHSYVVLSGSMEPAISPGDVVVVSGVDPAAIGVNDVVTFQRDASPVPTTHRVVEVIDDGGALAFRTMGDANEDPDGAAVPASAVIGRVTLVIPYIGYVIEAANTPVGFLALVVAPFGLLALTEAYAYLRRRGNATADESGDVADGGRDAGEDVVVVSGPTPVSDSPDGFAVSDGTLNAVLGVLGAATAYALAVAYLVRTPWAVAALVAGVVGLALVASVKYGERGASGRATHTDGGLGAVVGSVPERYTVPVVSVHTARDLASLAADLDRVVVYDPDRRRYVAVDDAAVYVYDEDVGGAE is encoded by the coding sequence ATGAGAGACAAGATTCGGTCAATCAGTCGGAAACGCGCGCTCGCCGTCGCGGGAACGCTCCTGCTCGTCGCGCTCGTCGTTCCGTTCGCGGTGTTCGCAGTCCCCCAGCTCGCCGGCGGGAGTCACAGCTACGTCGTGCTCAGCGGGAGCATGGAACCGGCGATCAGCCCCGGCGACGTGGTCGTCGTGTCGGGCGTCGACCCGGCCGCCATCGGCGTGAACGACGTGGTGACGTTCCAGCGGGACGCCTCGCCGGTGCCGACGACGCACCGCGTCGTCGAAGTCATCGACGACGGGGGCGCGCTCGCGTTCCGGACGATGGGTGACGCGAACGAAGACCCGGACGGCGCGGCCGTCCCCGCGAGCGCCGTCATCGGCCGAGTGACGCTCGTGATCCCCTACATCGGGTACGTCATCGAGGCGGCGAACACCCCGGTCGGGTTCCTCGCGCTCGTCGTCGCGCCGTTCGGCCTGCTCGCGCTCACGGAAGCCTACGCGTACCTCCGGCGGCGCGGGAACGCGACCGCCGACGAGTCCGGTGACGTGGCCGACGGCGGCCGCGACGCGGGCGAGGACGTGGTCGTCGTGTCGGGGCCGACGCCGGTCTCCGACAGCCCGGACGGGTTCGCGGTGAGCGACGGGACGCTGAACGCGGTGCTCGGCGTGCTCGGCGCGGCGACGGCGTACGCGCTCGCCGTCGCGTACCTCGTGCGGACGCCGTGGGCGGTCGCGGCGCTCGTCGCGGGCGTCGTCGGACTCGCGCTCGTCGCGTCCGTCAAGTACGGCGAGCGCGGGGCGAGCGGGCGGGCGACGCACACGGACGGCGGCCTCGGCGCGGTCGTCGGGTCGGTTCCGGAGCGCTACACCGTCCCCGTCGTCAGCGTGCACACGGCGCGCGACCTGGCGTCGCTCGCCGCCGACCTCGACCGCGTCGTCGTGTACGACCCCGACCGCCGCCGGTACGTCGCCGTGGACGACGCGGCGGTCTACGTCTACGACGAGGACGTCGGGGGGGCGGAGTGA
- a CDS encoding UPF0146 family protein, whose amino-acid sequence MSDFAGELVDALADAERVVEVGVGRRPDVAARVAARGVAVVATDVIERETPPDVAFVVDDVTAPDIGVYEGADVVFARNLPPELQRPVADVARRVGAACWFTTLGGDPAVVPVERRTLGRETVFVASRN is encoded by the coding sequence GTGAGCGATTTCGCGGGAGAACTGGTGGACGCGCTGGCGGATGCGGAGCGCGTGGTGGAGGTTGGTGTGGGGCGTCGGCCGGACGTGGCGGCGCGGGTGGCGGCGCGGGGGGTGGCGGTGGTGGCGACGGACGTGATCGAGCGGGAGACCCCGCCGGACGTGGCGTTCGTGGTGGACGACGTGACAGCCCCCGATATCGGGGTGTACGAGGGCGCGGACGTCGTGTTCGCGCGGAACCTCCCGCCGGAACTCCAGCGGCCCGTCGCGGACGTGGCGAGGCGGGTGGGGGCGGCGTGCTGGTTCACGACGCTCGGCGGCGACCCGGCGGTGGTGCCGGTGGAGCGCCGGACGCTCGGCCGGGAGACCGTGTTCGTCGCCTCCCGGAACTGA
- a CDS encoding ribosome biogenesis/translation initiation ATPase RLI — MAQDSIAVVDLDRCSPDRCNYECSNYCPPNRTGKECITLRGEDAETGGPDQVQISEEICLGETCGICVEKCPFDAIEIINLPQELEDRATHRYGDNAFALYGLPIPEKGKVTGLLGPNGIGKSTAVKALAGEITPNLGRVEDEPGWDEVIEHYRGTELQDYLKGVRDGDTQVARKPQYVDQIPETFDGNTRELLERADERGVLDELADRLSITPVLDQEIDSLSGGELQRVALAATLARDADFYFVDELTPYLDIGQRVTAARLVRELAEEEDKAVLVVEHDLAVLDLLADSLHVAYGEPSVYGVVTDPKSVRNGINEYLRGYLDNENMRIRPEAIEFEEHAPRPVTEAETLVDYPSMTKSYGEGEFSLDVEGGEIRKNEVLGVVGPNGIGKSTFAKLLAGRIEPTTVRGEDTDLDVDLDIAYKPQYVEVDQHMRVDAFLSSITDEFGTSYWNTEIAQPLQLERIMEQNLADLSGGERQRVAIAATLSRDADLYLLDEPSAHLDVEQRVLATRAIRRYAENHESTVMVIDHDIYMIDLVSDRLMVFDGEPADHGRASPSQEMRAGMNEFLANLDITFRRDENLGRPRINKPGSQLDKQQKRDGEYYYTQ, encoded by the coding sequence ATGGCCCAGGACAGCATCGCGGTCGTGGACCTCGACAGGTGCTCTCCCGACCGCTGTAACTACGAGTGCTCGAACTACTGTCCCCCGAATCGAACCGGGAAGGAGTGCATCACGCTCCGCGGGGAGGACGCCGAGACGGGCGGCCCCGACCAGGTGCAGATTTCGGAGGAGATCTGTCTCGGCGAGACGTGCGGTATCTGCGTCGAGAAGTGTCCGTTCGACGCCATCGAGATCATCAACCTCCCCCAGGAGTTGGAAGACCGCGCGACCCACCGGTACGGCGACAACGCGTTCGCGCTCTACGGGCTCCCCATCCCCGAGAAGGGGAAGGTGACGGGGCTGCTCGGCCCGAACGGCATCGGGAAGTCGACGGCCGTGAAGGCGCTCGCCGGAGAGATCACGCCGAACCTCGGGCGCGTCGAGGACGAACCCGGCTGGGACGAGGTCATCGAACACTACCGCGGCACCGAACTCCAGGACTACCTGAAGGGCGTGCGGGACGGCGACACCCAGGTCGCGCGCAAACCCCAGTACGTCGACCAGATTCCGGAGACGTTCGACGGGAACACGCGCGAACTCCTCGAACGCGCGGACGAGCGCGGCGTGCTCGACGAACTCGCGGACCGCCTCTCCATCACGCCCGTGCTCGACCAGGAGATCGACTCGCTCTCCGGCGGCGAACTGCAGCGGGTCGCGCTCGCGGCGACGCTCGCGCGGGACGCGGACTTCTACTTCGTCGACGAACTCACGCCCTACCTCGACATCGGCCAGCGCGTCACCGCCGCGCGACTCGTCCGCGAACTCGCCGAGGAGGAGGACAAGGCCGTGCTCGTCGTCGAACACGACCTCGCGGTGCTCGACCTGCTCGCGGACAGCCTCCACGTCGCGTACGGAGAACCGTCCGTGTACGGCGTCGTCACCGACCCGAAATCCGTCCGGAACGGCATCAACGAGTACCTCCGGGGCTACCTCGACAACGAGAACATGCGGATTCGCCCGGAAGCCATCGAGTTCGAGGAACACGCCCCCCGGCCCGTCACCGAGGCCGAGACGCTCGTCGACTACCCGTCGATGACGAAATCCTACGGCGAGGGCGAGTTCAGCCTCGACGTCGAGGGCGGAGAGATCCGGAAGAACGAGGTGCTGGGCGTGGTCGGCCCGAACGGCATCGGGAAGTCCACGTTCGCGAAACTGCTCGCCGGCCGCATCGAACCAACCACCGTGAGGGGCGAGGACACCGACCTCGACGTAGACCTCGACATCGCGTACAAGCCGCAGTACGTCGAGGTCGATCAGCATATGCGGGTCGACGCGTTCCTCTCCTCGATTACGGACGAGTTCGGCACGAGCTACTGGAACACCGAGATCGCGCAGCCGCTCCAGCTCGAACGCATCATGGAGCAGAACCTCGCCGACCTCTCCGGCGGCGAACGCCAGCGGGTCGCCATCGCCGCGACCCTCAGCCGGGACGCCGACCTCTACCTGCTCGACGAGCCGAGCGCGCACCTCGACGTGGAACAGCGCGTGCTCGCGACGCGCGCCATCCGCCGGTACGCGGAGAACCACGAGTCCACGGTCATGGTCATCGACCACGACATCTACATGATCGACCTCGTCTCCGACCGGCTGATGGTGTTCGACGGCGAACCCGCCGACCACGGCCGCGCCAGTCCCTCCCAAGAGATGCGCGCCGGGATGAACGAGTTCCTCGCGAACCTCGACATCACGTTCCGCCGCGACGAGAACCTCGGCCGGCCGCGCATCAACAAGCCCGGGAGCCAGCTCGACAAGCAGCAGAAGCGCGACGGCGAGTACTACTACACGCAGTAG
- a CDS encoding TIGR01548 family HAD-type hydrolase, with protein MNVDTVVLDVDGVLVDVADSYRRAIVESIESVYGETIPKAGIQSFKDAGGFNNDWTLTDAAALFVLAKREGLAMELEGFTGEIEKRGGGLAAAEAVVSAALPADAEERVREAWAPDRLRETFQALYLGSELYREIEGGEPARETRGFINDEPVIVTAETVERLTSEYDVCVLTGRPEAEAEIALERAGLDVPAERRFTMDDWEEGKPHPRALVALAERCDSSGVVFVGDTLDDIETAVNAADADPERDYHGVGVLTGGLTGAEGRRKYEDAGATAVLDSVNDLPDVLD; from the coding sequence ATGAACGTGGACACGGTCGTCCTGGACGTGGACGGCGTGCTGGTGGACGTGGCGGACTCCTATCGGCGCGCCATCGTGGAGTCCATCGAATCGGTGTACGGGGAGACGATTCCGAAAGCGGGGATTCAGTCGTTCAAGGACGCAGGAGGCTTCAACAACGACTGGACGCTGACGGACGCGGCGGCGCTGTTCGTGCTCGCGAAGCGCGAGGGGCTCGCGATGGAGCTGGAGGGGTTCACGGGCGAAATCGAGAAGCGCGGCGGCGGGCTGGCGGCGGCGGAGGCGGTCGTGTCGGCGGCGCTCCCTGCGGACGCGGAGGAGCGCGTGCGCGAGGCGTGGGCGCCCGACCGTCTCCGAGAGACGTTCCAGGCGCTCTACCTCGGGAGCGAGTTGTATCGGGAGATCGAGGGCGGGGAGCCCGCGCGGGAGACGCGCGGGTTCATCAACGACGAACCGGTCATCGTCACCGCGGAGACCGTCGAGCGGTTGACGAGCGAGTACGATGTGTGCGTGCTGACGGGGCGTCCGGAGGCGGAAGCCGAAATCGCGCTCGAACGCGCGGGGCTGGACGTGCCCGCGGAGCGCCGGTTCACGATGGACGACTGGGAGGAGGGGAAGCCGCACCCGCGCGCGCTGGTGGCGCTCGCGGAGCGCTGCGACAGCTCGGGCGTGGTGTTCGTCGGGGACACGCTGGACGACATCGAGACCGCGGTGAACGCCGCGGACGCGGACCCCGAGCGCGACTACCACGGCGTCGGCGTCCTCACCGGTGGACTAACGGGCGCCGAGGGCCGGCGGAAGTACGAGGACGCGGGCGCGACCGCCGTGCTGGACTCCGTGAACGACCTCCCGGACGTCCTCGATTAG
- the npdG gene encoding NADPH-dependent F420 reductase — translation MRIALLGGTGDIGEGLALRWGYDTDHDIVIGSRDPARAREKANEYETELDSRGIDRKITGFENGMAADRADVVVAAVPAYHLSDTVESVADNLDEDTILVSPAVGMQRDEDGFHYNPPDAGSVTALAADAAPDDVPVVGAFHNLAADRLANLDVELDLDTLVVGDDDDEKGLIADLGGEIEGLRVLDAGPLGVAAEVESVTPLVINIAMNNKGMHDVGVTFD, via the coding sequence ATGCGAATCGCGTTACTCGGCGGCACGGGCGACATCGGCGAGGGCCTCGCGCTCCGATGGGGGTACGACACCGACCACGACATCGTCATCGGGTCACGAGACCCGGCGCGCGCCCGCGAGAAAGCGAACGAGTACGAGACCGAACTCGACAGTCGCGGTATCGACCGGAAGATTACGGGGTTTGAGAACGGGATGGCCGCCGACCGGGCGGACGTGGTCGTGGCGGCGGTGCCCGCCTACCACCTCAGCGACACCGTAGAGTCGGTTGCGGACAACCTCGACGAGGACACGATTCTGGTGTCGCCCGCGGTGGGGATGCAGCGCGACGAGGACGGCTTCCACTACAATCCGCCGGATGCGGGGAGCGTGACGGCGCTCGCGGCGGACGCCGCGCCGGACGACGTGCCCGTGGTGGGGGCGTTCCACAACCTCGCGGCCGACCGCCTCGCGAACCTCGACGTGGAACTCGACCTCGACACGCTCGTCGTGGGCGACGACGACGATGAGAAGGGGCTGATCGCGGATCTCGGCGGCGAAATCGAGGGGCTGCGCGTGCTGGACGCGGGGCCGCTCGGCGTCGCGGCGGAGGTCGAGTCGGTGACGCCGCTCGTCATCAACATCGCGATGAACAACAAGGGCATGCACGACGTCGGCGTGACGTTCGACTAG
- a CDS encoding DUF4397 domain-containing protein, translating to MGDETSRRRFVLAAATALTTGVAGCGTGDTNGTTNGTTDGATTTTQATTDATTEETTTQTASAWLRVAHLSPDAPAVNVLVDGSVALEGVAFGAISDYLSVSPGDHTVAVRTTDGGSTVFEETLTLDVMAYTAAAIGEVSGDSPTFTVAPFVDDPGEVPSDSAAIRLVHASPDAPAVDVAVAGSADDPLFSGVEFGAASDYVAVPTGEYTLEIRPADAQPSIDPVASTTVALESGAWTAFATGYVSPGDEPADAPFDVLLQSDTPPQE from the coding sequence ATGGGTGATGAGACATCCCGCCGACGGTTCGTTCTAGCTGCTGCAACCGCACTGACGACCGGCGTCGCCGGGTGTGGGACGGGTGACACGAACGGCACGACGAACGGCACGACGGACGGTGCGACGACCACAACGCAGGCGACAACCGACGCGACGACGGAGGAGACGACGACACAGACCGCGTCGGCGTGGCTGCGCGTCGCCCACCTCTCTCCGGACGCGCCCGCGGTGAACGTGCTCGTGGATGGTTCGGTGGCGCTGGAGGGCGTGGCGTTCGGCGCTATCAGCGACTATCTCTCGGTGTCGCCGGGCGACCACACGGTCGCGGTGCGGACGACCGACGGCGGGTCTACGGTGTTCGAGGAGACGCTCACGCTGGACGTGATGGCGTACACGGCGGCGGCTATCGGCGAGGTGAGCGGCGACAGCCCGACGTTCACCGTGGCGCCGTTCGTCGACGACCCGGGCGAGGTGCCGTCCGACTCCGCGGCGATACGGCTCGTGCACGCGTCCCCGGACGCGCCGGCCGTCGACGTCGCCGTCGCGGGGAGCGCGGACGACCCCCTCTTCTCCGGGGTCGAGTTCGGCGCGGCGTCCGACTACGTGGCCGTCCCGACTGGCGAGTACACGCTCGAAATCCGGCCGGCGGACGCGCAGCCGTCGATCGACCCAGTGGCTTCGACGACCGTCGCGCTGGAGAGCGGTGCGTGGACGGCGTTCGCGACCGGGTACGTTTCCCCGGGCGACGAACCGGCGGACGCGCCGTTCGACGTTCTCTTGCAGTCGGACACGCCCCCGCAGGAGTGA
- a CDS encoding OsmC family protein, which translates to MSSETSLVEFSVSAEAEDHAQTTVSTRGHEFVVDEPTANGGQDEGPTPVEYLLGAWAGCLTVTGHAVADDHDIAIGSLDIDLAGGLDPRKLQGRADDVRAGFQHIEVELDVESDATEEELDAWLAAVEERCPVADNLASETPTTLGFA; encoded by the coding sequence ATGAGTTCAGAAACGTCGCTGGTGGAGTTCTCGGTGAGCGCCGAGGCAGAGGACCACGCGCAGACGACCGTCTCGACCCGCGGGCACGAGTTCGTCGTGGACGAACCGACCGCGAACGGCGGACAGGACGAGGGGCCGACGCCCGTCGAGTACCTGCTCGGCGCGTGGGCGGGCTGTCTGACCGTCACGGGTCACGCGGTCGCGGACGACCACGACATCGCCATCGGTTCGCTCGACATCGACCTCGCGGGGGGCCTCGACCCGCGGAAGCTTCAGGGGCGCGCTGACGACGTGCGCGCGGGCTTCCAGCACATCGAGGTCGAACTCGACGTGGAGTCCGACGCGACCGAGGAGGAACTGGACGCGTGGCTCGCCGCGGTGGAGGAGCGCTGTCCCGTCGCGGACAACCTCGCGAGCGAGACGCCGACGACGCTCGGGTTCGCGTAA
- the hflX gene encoding GTPase HflX — protein MSREDTAIVAKRVDESPAETGEIRALARSAGYAVDGEVVQQRPPHSGHEFGAGAIAEIRRDVRAADADAVVVDNDLDANRAFALADRLPDGVAVFDRKRLVIDIFGERAETRRAQLEVRLAELEYELPRAEERAKRGEDVGRQGFKSAGESPASQVRAAYKREIKQVEDALAEVETADASRRADRHAAGFDLVALAGYTNAGKSTLLRRLADDHVVGENDRRHADLAGVAESHDGLFTTLNTTTRRATVGDHRLLVTDTVGFVSGLPHWLVDSFESTLASAYRADAVLLVADATDPPERLREKVATSRNVLADHRDADGGVVPVLNKVDDVDRLDEKRRVVREVVGDPVCVSALDGDGLDALGDRLTAALPARETARFSLPQSDDAMAFVSWLYDHANAVEVTHGETVEVEVSGRPEIVARARGRADDVGADTAARRDS, from the coding sequence ATGTCACGAGAAGACACAGCGATAGTAGCGAAGCGCGTAGACGAGTCTCCGGCGGAAACCGGAGAGATAAGGGCGCTCGCCCGGTCGGCGGGCTACGCCGTCGACGGCGAGGTCGTCCAGCAACGCCCCCCGCATTCCGGCCACGAATTCGGGGCGGGCGCGATTGCGGAGATACGACGCGACGTCCGGGCGGCCGACGCAGACGCCGTCGTGGTTGACAACGACCTCGACGCGAACCGGGCGTTCGCGCTCGCCGACCGCCTCCCCGACGGCGTCGCGGTGTTCGACCGGAAGCGACTCGTCATCGACATCTTCGGCGAGCGCGCGGAGACCCGGCGCGCCCAGCTGGAGGTGCGGCTGGCCGAACTTGAGTACGAACTCCCGCGGGCCGAGGAGCGCGCGAAGCGCGGCGAAGACGTCGGTCGTCAGGGCTTCAAGAGCGCTGGCGAGTCTCCGGCCTCGCAGGTTCGCGCGGCGTACAAGCGCGAAATCAAGCAAGTCGAGGACGCGCTCGCGGAGGTCGAGACCGCGGACGCGTCCCGGCGTGCCGACCGGCACGCGGCAGGGTTCGACCTGGTCGCGCTCGCGGGGTACACGAACGCGGGGAAATCCACGCTCCTGCGGCGGCTCGCGGACGACCACGTGGTCGGGGAGAACGACCGCCGGCACGCCGACCTCGCGGGCGTCGCGGAGTCGCACGACGGCCTGTTCACGACGCTAAACACGACGACGCGCCGGGCGACCGTCGGCGACCATCGGTTGCTGGTGACGGATACCGTCGGGTTCGTCTCCGGGCTCCCGCACTGGCTCGTGGACTCCTTCGAGTCGACGCTCGCATCCGCGTACCGTGCGGACGCCGTGCTGTTGGTCGCGGATGCCACCGACCCGCCGGAGCGCCTCCGTGAGAAGGTGGCGACGAGCCGGAACGTGCTCGCCGACCATCGGGACGCGGACGGCGGCGTCGTCCCCGTTCTGAACAAGGTCGACGACGTGGACCGTCTCGACGAGAAGCGGCGGGTCGTCCGAGAGGTCGTCGGCGACCCGGTGTGCGTGAGCGCGCTCGACGGCGACGGATTGGACGCGCTCGGTGACCGTTTGACGGCGGCGCTCCCGGCGCGCGAGACGGCGCGGTTCTCGCTCCCGCAGTCTGACGACGCGATGGCGTTCGTCTCCTGGCTCTACGACCACGCGAACGCGGTCGAGGTCACGCACGGCGAGACGGTAGAAGTCGAGGTCTCAGGGCGACCTGAGATCGTGGCGCGCGCTCGCGGCCGCGCGGACGACGTAGGGGCTGACACGGCGGCGCGTCGGGACTCGTAG